A section of the Mangifera indica cultivar Alphonso chromosome 12, CATAS_Mindica_2.1, whole genome shotgun sequence genome encodes:
- the LOC123230287 gene encoding protein ZINC INDUCED FACILITATOR-LIKE 1-like, with protein MGEDKCREPLLKKKYYENCSGCKVEQLKETKRGLPIRELVSIWIVVLCTTLPISSLFPFLYFMIRDFHIAKREEDIGYYAGYVGSSFMLGRGLTSVFWGIIADRYGRKPVIIFGTISVVIFNTLFGLSVNFWMAITSRFLLGSLNGLLGPIKAFATEIFRDEYQALGLSTVSTAWGIGLIIGPALGGFLAQPAEKYPYIFSKDSVFGKFPYFLPCLCISIFALGVTIATFWLPETLHMHNEDSETCEFSYHALESASPESDRDLKKNEGNKETSKKSLLKNWPLMSSIIVYCVFSLHDMAYTEIFSLWAVSPRIHGGLSYSTKDVGVVLAISGFSLLVFQLSLYPLVERMIGPVMITRIGGILSIPLLTSYSYIALLSGFGLTLVINCASVMKNVLSVSIITGLFLLQNRAVDQDQRGAANGIAMTAMSLFKAAGPAGGGAIFSWAQKRQDAVFLPGDQMVFFILNVVELIGVLMTFKPFLVPYQE; from the exons ATGGGGGAGGATAAGTGCAGAGAGCCgttgttgaagaagaaataCTATGAGAATTGCTCTGGGTGTAAGGTTGAGCAGCTCAAAGAGACAAAAAGAGGCCTTCCAATTCGAGAACTCGTTTCTATATGGATTGTTGTGCTTTGTACTA cACTGCCAATATCATCTCTCTTTCCCTTCCTTTACTTCATG ATAAGAGATTTTCACATTGCAAAAAGAGAGGAAGATATTGGCTACTATGCTGGCTATGTGG GGTCTTCATTTATGCTTGGCAGAGGTTTGACATCTGTTTTCTGGGGAATTATAGCTGATCGTTATGGCCGAAAACCTGTAATAATATTTGGGACGATCTCAGT GGTTATTTTTAACACACTCTTTGGACTTAGTGTAAATTTTTGGATGGCCATTACTTCAAGGTTTCTTCTTGGAAGTTTGAATGGTTTGCTTGGACCAATAAAGGCATTTGCCACTGAAATTTTTCGTGATGAATATCAAGCTTTAGGACTGTCAACG GTGAGTACAGCTTGGGGTATTGGATTGATCATTGGCCCAGCTCTTGGTGGTTTTCTGGCTCAG CCAGCTGAAAAATACCCATATATATTTTCCAAAGACTCTGTGTTTGGAAA ATTTCCATACTTCTTGCCCTGCCTTTGTATATCAATTTTCGCTTTAGGGGTGACTATTGCTACTTTCTGGCTCCCG GAGACACTTCACATGCACAATGAAGACAGTGAAACATGTGAATTCTCATATCATGCTTTGGAATCTGCATCTCCCGAATCTGAtagagatttgaaaaaaaatgaaggaaacaAGGAAACTTCCAAGAAAAGCCTCCTAAAGAACTGGCCCTTAATGTCTTCTATCATAGTTTACTGTGTTTTCTCCCTCCATGATATGGCTTACACAGAG ATATTTTCACTGTGGGCAGTCAGTCCCAGGATCCATGGAGGTCTTAGTTATTCAACCAAAGATGTTGGTGTAGTTCTTGCAATCTCAG GATTCAGCCTTCTTGTGTTTCAACTCTCACTATACCCATTGGTGGAGAGGATGATTGGGCCAGTAATGATAACACGCATTGGAGGG ATTTTATCAATACCTCTTTTAACAAGTTACAGTTACATAGCATTGTTATCAGGATTCGGCCTCACGTTGGTGATAAATTGTGCTTCTGTGATGAAGAATGTTTTATCA GTGTCTATTATTACAGGATTGTTCCTTCTGCAAAACCGAGCAGTG GATCAGGATCAAAGAGGAGCTGCTAATGGAATTGCCATGACTgcaatgtcacttttcaaagctGCTGGTCCAGCTGGTGGAGGTGCAAT ATTTTCTTGGGCACAAAAGCGTCAAGATGCCGTCTTCCTCCCAG GTGACCAAATGGTGTTCTTCATTCTGAATGTGGTGGAGCTAATTGGAGTACTAATGACATTCAAACCTTTTCTAGTTCCTTACCAAGAATGA
- the LOC123193142 gene encoding histone-lysine N-methyltransferase, H3 lysine-9 specific SUVH1-like — MEGGSDYNTIPQGPIDKTKVLDVKPLRMLYPMLPSKPEGPAFVCAPPDGPFPAGFSPFYPFIAPQNVPNASQNNHSNQAQTPASFASPIRSFRPPEINFSDVSNGDVGSSVGKNKHGKVPNSVGSGAGQKKARRRGVRHLVASSSEDFVVGLSSYEQDEGNRQVVNSVLTRFDALRRRLSQIEDAKESPTGIIRRADLKAGNILLTKGVRTNTRKRVGAVSGVEVGDIFFFRMELCVVGLHSQSMAGIDYMISRGDLEEAPVALSIVSSGGYDDDAEDSDILVYTGQGGNANKKDKQSSDQKLERGNLALERSFRRGNEIRVIRGMKDGASLNTKVYVYDGLYRIQESWMEKGKSGCNMFKYKLVRMPGQPGAFSVWKLIQKWKDNLSSRVRLIIPDLTSGAESIPVSLVNDVDDEKGPAYFTYFPRVKNTKSFRLTQPSFGCNCHSACLPGNPNCSCMQKNGGNLPYTANGVLVSRKPMIYECGPSCPCTPNCKNRVSQTGLRFHLEVFKTKDKGWALRSWDPVRAGSFICEYAGEVVDKVKSRQDGEEVENDDYVFDTTRVYDSFKWNYEPGLIVEDDSNHTTEEYNIPFPLIISSKNAGNVARFMNHSCSPNVFWQPVMFEQNNETFLHIAFFAMRHIPPMTELTYDYGIACSDEGNSDTDRKRKCLCGSPRCRGYFG; from the coding sequence ATGGAAGGAGGGTCAGATTACAACACAATTCCTCAAGGTCctattgataaaacaaaagtaTTAGATGTAAAACCACTTCGTATGTTGTATCCTATGTTACCTTCAAAGCCTGAAGGACCTGCCTTTGTTTGTGCACCTCCTGATGGGCCTTTTCCAGCTGGATTTTCTCCATTTTACCCGTTTATTGCACCTCAAAATGTGCCTAATGCAAGCCAAAATAACCACTCTAACCAAGCACAGACGCCTGCATCATTTGCGTCTCCCATTAGGTCATTTAGACCAccagaaattaatttttctgaTGTGTCTAACGGGGATGTGGGGTCTTCTGTTGGGAAAAACAAACATGGCAAGGTTCCTAATTCGGTGGGGTCTGGTGCTGGACAAAAGAAGGCTAGAAGGAGAGGTGTCCGACATTTAGTGGCATCTAGCAGTGAGGATTTTGTCGTTGGACTAAGTTCATATGAGCAAGATGAGGGAAATAGGCAAGTTGTCAATAGTGTGTTGACTAGATTTGATGCACTTAGGAGAAGACTTAGCCAGATTGAGGATGCAAAAGAGTCTCCTACAGGGATTATAAGGCGTGCTGATTTGAAAGCGggtaatatattattgacaaaaGGTGTACGTACTAATACGAGGAAGAGGGTTGGAGCTGTTTCAGGGGTGGAAGTTGGTGATATTTTCTTCTTCCGCATGGAGTTGTGTGTGGTTGGTTTGCATTCTCAGTCCATGGCTGGGATTGATTATATGATCTCGAGGGGTGATTTAGAGGAAGCGCCGGTTGCATTGAGCATTGTATCATCTGGAGGGTATGATGATGATGCTGAGGATAGTGATATTCTGGTATATACTGGGCAAGGTGGAAATGCCAATAAGAAGGATAAGCAATCATCTGATCAGAAGCTTGAAAGGGGTAATCTTGCTTTAGAGAGGAGCTTTCGTCGGGGTAATGAAATAAGAGTTATTCGGGGCATGAAAGATGGTGCTAGTCTCAACACAAAAGTTTATGTATATGATGGACTTTATAGGATTCAAGAATCTTGGATGGAAAAGGGGAAATCAGGTTGCAAcatgtttaaatataaattagtgaGAATGCCTGGGCAGCCTGGTGCGTTTTCTGTTTGGAAATTGATTCAAAAGTGGAAGGACAATTTGTCATCGAGGGTCAGACTTATTATTCCAGATCTTACTTCTGGGGCTGAGAGCATTCCTGTATCACTTGTaaatgatgttgatgatgaGAAAGGGCCTGCTTATTTCACTTATTTCCCTAGAGTTAAGAATACAAAATCATTTAGATTAACTCAGCCTTCTTTTGGATGCAACTGTCATAGTGCATGCCTGCCAGGCAATCCAAATTGCTCATGCATGCAGAAAAACGGGGGTAATTTGCCATATACTGCAAATGGTGTCCTAGTAAGCCGGAAGCCAATGATATATGAATGCGGTCCCTCCTGTCCATGTACTCCTAATTGCAAAAACAGAGTGTCACAAACTGGTCTTAGGTTTCATTTGGAAGTGTTTAAAACAAAAGATAAGGGCTGGGCTTTGCGTTCATGGGATCCTGTTCGTGCTGGTTCTTTCATTTGTGAATATGCAGGTGAAGTTGTAGACAAAGTTAAGTCAAGACAGGATGGTGAGGAAGTGGAAaatgatgattatgtttttgataCCACTCGCGTTTATGACTCATTCAAGTGGAATTATGAACCTGGTTTAATAGTTGAAGATGATTCTAATCACACTACTGAGGAATACAATATTCCATTTCCCCTAATCATAAGTTCCAAGAATGCTGGAAATGTTGCCCGTTTTATGAATCACAGTTGCTCTCCAAATGTCTTCTGGCAACCAGTTATGTTTGAACAAAACAATGAAACCTTTCTCCATATTGCATTTTTTGCAATGAGGCACATTCCCCCCATGACAGAGTTAACATATGATTATGGGATTGCTTGTTCAGATGAAGGTAATAGTGATACTGACCGGAAAAGGAAATGCTTATGTGGATCACCAAGATGTCGGGGCTATTTTGGTTGA